A region from the Chitinophaga sp. Cy-1792 genome encodes:
- a CDS encoding glycoside hydrolase N-terminal domain-containing protein produces MKMRSVTTLLLLLCSSFVYAQELKLWYNQPAVKWTEALPVGNGRIGAMVFGGIEKEHIQFNEETLWTGGPRNYNRPGAYQYLDTLRQLLFHGDQAAAEALAEKAFMGLKSNEDAKESWVSKMKASNSNDYPENAWKTMKVPSYDGWEAVGFDGLDGAVWLRRTFELSAAEAAKELVLDLNRIRDEDFTYVNGKLVGSRNNTDPRKYKVPAGVLHAGTNTVAVLVLNFTDKGGITGYKDTSRHIGLYLPDQSIPLVSLHGQWKYYIVNDEPPAVGKYQANYLPFGDIFLTFNHTGTVQNYKRSLDLSTATANVTYNVDGTTYAREYLVSQPDKVLAMHLTASRKGAISTVVRLGSSHRAIIKTDAKQSIVKITFKVREGVLTASSTLFVKATGGKVKVLGDSIEIQQADAATIYVAAATSYVNYSDCSGKPEVACQQAIRAVSGKTFEQVKAAHIREYQPYFNTFAINFGTAANDTLPTDTRITRFTQAADAPFVALYMQYARYLLISASRQGTQPANLQGIWNDQMSPPWGSKYTTNINLEMNYWPAELLNLSPMQEPLFHMIDELMVTGHNTAQAYYNAPGWVLHHNTDLWRGTAPINASNHGIWVAGAAWLCQHLWEHYLFTQDTAFLRRRAYPAMKQAAEFFNAYLVKDPATGWLVSGPSNSPEHGGLVMGPTMDHQIIRNLFKDVIAAGKVLGVDKDFGEILTEKYKRIAPNQIGKYGQLQEWLTDSDDPQDKHRHVSHLWGLYPGNEINMEETPELVNAARQSLLFRGDAATGWSLAWKINFWARFKDAEHAYKMIGMLLTPASSGAGSYPNLFDAHPPFQIDGNFGGAAGMAEMLLQSHTRYIDILPALPAEIPDGTVKGICARGGFVIDMEWKKGVLENLKVRSKAGQPLVLRYKGKVMELATTENGVYCFNGQLEKI; encoded by the coding sequence ATGAAGATGAGATCAGTAACAACTTTGCTACTATTGCTTTGCAGCAGTTTCGTATATGCGCAGGAGTTAAAGCTCTGGTATAATCAACCGGCGGTGAAATGGACGGAGGCATTGCCGGTAGGCAATGGCCGCATAGGGGCGATGGTGTTTGGGGGCATAGAAAAGGAACATATTCAGTTTAATGAAGAAACGCTCTGGACGGGTGGTCCGAGAAACTACAACCGGCCGGGCGCTTACCAATACCTCGATACCCTGCGACAGCTGCTGTTTCACGGTGACCAGGCTGCTGCGGAAGCCCTTGCAGAGAAAGCGTTTATGGGCCTCAAGAGTAATGAGGATGCTAAAGAAAGCTGGGTGAGCAAAATGAAGGCATCTAACAGTAATGACTACCCGGAGAATGCCTGGAAAACCATGAAGGTGCCTTCCTATGACGGCTGGGAGGCCGTGGGCTTCGATGGACTGGATGGTGCAGTATGGCTACGCAGAACATTTGAGTTGTCTGCCGCTGAAGCGGCTAAAGAGTTGGTACTCGACCTGAACCGGATTCGTGATGAAGACTTCACCTATGTAAATGGAAAGCTGGTAGGTTCCCGGAATAATACAGATCCACGTAAATACAAGGTGCCGGCCGGTGTACTGCATGCTGGCACAAATACGGTGGCTGTACTGGTGCTCAACTTCACCGATAAGGGTGGTATTACTGGTTATAAAGATACCAGTAGACATATCGGTCTGTATCTTCCTGACCAGTCTATTCCACTGGTATCTCTCCACGGGCAATGGAAATACTATATAGTAAACGATGAGCCGCCGGCAGTAGGGAAGTACCAGGCTAATTATCTTCCCTTCGGAGATATTTTCCTGACGTTTAACCATACCGGTACAGTACAAAACTATAAGCGTTCGCTGGACCTGAGCACTGCCACCGCCAATGTGACTTATAACGTTGATGGTACAACGTATGCCCGCGAATATCTCGTCAGTCAGCCTGATAAGGTGCTGGCGATGCATTTAACCGCCAGCCGAAAAGGCGCTATCAGTACGGTGGTGCGGTTAGGTAGTTCGCACAGGGCTATTATAAAAACAGATGCGAAGCAATCAATTGTCAAAATAACATTTAAAGTGCGGGAAGGTGTACTGACGGCCAGCAGCACACTATTCGTGAAAGCCACTGGCGGAAAGGTGAAGGTACTAGGCGATAGTATTGAAATTCAACAGGCAGACGCTGCCACTATATATGTAGCAGCTGCTACGAGTTATGTGAACTATAGCGATTGCAGCGGGAAGCCGGAAGTTGCCTGTCAGCAGGCTATCCGGGCGGTATCGGGGAAAACTTTTGAACAGGTGAAGGCGGCGCATATCCGGGAATACCAGCCATACTTTAATACGTTTGCCATTAATTTCGGTACTGCTGCAAACGATACGCTGCCTACCGATACAAGGATTACACGCTTTACACAAGCTGCGGATGCACCTTTCGTGGCGCTGTATATGCAGTATGCACGCTACCTGCTGATATCAGCATCGCGGCAGGGTACACAGCCTGCCAATCTGCAGGGAATCTGGAATGATCAGATGTCGCCACCATGGGGCAGTAAGTATACCACCAATATCAACCTGGAAATGAATTACTGGCCGGCGGAGTTGCTGAACCTCTCGCCCATGCAGGAGCCATTGTTTCATATGATCGACGAGCTGATGGTGACCGGGCACAATACTGCGCAGGCCTACTACAACGCACCGGGATGGGTATTGCACCACAATACGGACCTGTGGCGTGGCACCGCACCGATAAACGCTTCCAACCACGGGATATGGGTTGCGGGTGCTGCGTGGCTGTGCCAGCATCTGTGGGAACATTATCTCTTTACACAAGACACTGCATTTCTTCGCCGGCGCGCCTATCCTGCCATGAAGCAGGCGGCTGAATTTTTTAATGCCTATCTCGTAAAAGACCCTGCCACAGGATGGCTGGTGAGTGGCCCTTCGAATTCGCCGGAGCATGGCGGCCTGGTGATGGGCCCGACGATGGATCACCAGATTATCCGGAATTTATTTAAAGATGTGATTGCCGCGGGTAAAGTATTAGGTGTAGATAAAGACTTTGGAGAGATATTAACGGAGAAGTATAAACGAATTGCGCCGAATCAGATCGGTAAATACGGACAGCTGCAGGAATGGCTGACGGATAGCGATGACCCGCAGGATAAACACCGGCATGTATCGCATTTGTGGGGGCTGTATCCTGGTAATGAAATTAATATGGAAGAAACACCGGAGCTGGTAAACGCTGCAAGGCAATCGTTGCTGTTTCGCGGTGACGCCGCCACAGGCTGGAGTCTGGCCTGGAAAATAAATTTCTGGGCCCGTTTTAAAGATGCGGAACATGCCTATAAAATGATTGGCATGTTGCTGACACCTGCCAGCAGTGGCGCCGGCAGCTATCCTAACCTTTTTGATGCGCATCCTCCTTTTCAGATAGATGGCAACTTTGGCGGTGCTGCCGGCATGGCAGAAATGCTGTTGCAGAGTCATACGCGCTATATCGATATTCTGCCGGCACTGCCGGCGGAAATTCCGGACGGTACTGTTAAAGGTATTTGTGCAAGAGGAGGATTTGTGATAGATATGGAATGGAAAAAAGGGGTACTTGAAAATTTAAAGGTACGGTCGAAAGCCGGGCAACCGCTGGTACTGCGCTATAAGGGGAAGGTGATGGAACTGGCTACTACTGAAAATGGTGTATATTGTTTTAACGGCCAACTGGAAAAAATATAA
- a CDS encoding family 78 glycoside hydrolase catalytic domain, which translates to MKQWWSYLLLLMISSPVLAQQPDTAIWKHARWIAYENIHDTAIIVPLVHGNGKKAWGPRKDILPLFRREFTVSKPLRHATAFVSGLGQYELTINGVKTGDNFLEPGWTDYRKASLYVTYDVTRQIGQGNNAIGMMLGNGFYYIPGQRYRKMTGGFGFPKMILRLQLEYADGSTEDIVSDENWKTTPSPIYFSSIYGGEDYDATLEQQGWDMPGFDARQWKRALVATPVPLVAQVGPSIHWAARWSNPRSWTSGKTTVYDFRQNTAGIPLISVWGNKGDTVRIRPAELINPDSTVYQQASGSPYYLTYILKGSTKDKPETWHPRFTYYGQRYMQVECIPVISGKLAPVVAEIINQSVTSAGPKIGSFRCSNELFNKTDSLIDHAITSNTVSVFTDCPHREKLGWLEQTYLMGPSVAYNYDVAAHNRKTVFDMQQAQYQDGKVPEIAPEFTQFTPPFDESPEWGSASVIVPWNNYRWYGDKATLAASYEMMQGYVAYLQGRSINNIISHGLGDWFDIGPERPGVSQMTKMGITATATYYYDLTIMVKVATLLKKKQDAAKYARQAVQVKAAFNKAFFDPVRLKYDSASQTANAMALYMDLVPAGKRNAVLNALITDIRTRNNALTAGDIGYRYVLQALQQSDKNDVIFDMNSRDDVPGYGFQIKHGATALTESWQAYEFVSNNHFMLGHLMEWFYAGVAGIQQSEESAGFRHIVIKPSPVGDLKWATCNYGSPSGTIVSNWEKTADAFNLTVEIPFGADAMICIPVKPGTTVTKNGERLKKVVVKNGRTLIPVSSGKYVFTVQ; encoded by the coding sequence ATGAAACAATGGTGGAGTTACTTACTCTTATTGATGATCAGCAGTCCTGTATTGGCGCAGCAGCCGGATACTGCGATCTGGAAACATGCCAGATGGATTGCATACGAAAATATACACGATACGGCTATCATAGTACCACTGGTACACGGCAATGGTAAAAAAGCCTGGGGGCCAAGAAAGGATATCCTGCCACTTTTTCGTAGGGAGTTTACCGTTAGTAAACCGTTGAGACATGCAACCGCCTTTGTTTCCGGACTGGGGCAATATGAACTGACGATCAACGGTGTAAAAACCGGTGATAATTTCCTGGAGCCTGGCTGGACAGACTACCGTAAAGCATCCCTGTATGTCACCTATGATGTAACGAGGCAAATCGGGCAGGGGAATAATGCCATCGGCATGATGTTGGGAAATGGGTTCTATTATATCCCTGGTCAGCGTTACCGCAAGATGACCGGTGGGTTTGGTTTTCCTAAGATGATCCTGCGTTTGCAGCTGGAATATGCGGATGGGAGCACAGAAGATATCGTATCTGATGAAAACTGGAAAACAACGCCTTCACCAATATATTTTTCCAGTATTTATGGGGGAGAAGATTATGATGCTACGCTGGAGCAGCAAGGCTGGGATATGCCAGGCTTCGATGCGCGACAATGGAAACGCGCGTTGGTAGCTACTCCTGTGCCGCTTGTGGCGCAGGTAGGACCTTCCATTCACTGGGCGGCCAGGTGGAGTAATCCACGTAGCTGGACTTCCGGAAAAACGACGGTATATGATTTCAGACAGAATACTGCGGGCATTCCGCTGATCAGTGTTTGGGGAAACAAGGGCGATACTGTACGTATTCGTCCTGCTGAACTGATAAATCCGGATAGTACGGTATATCAGCAGGCGAGCGGATCTCCCTACTACCTCACCTATATCCTGAAAGGTAGTACGAAAGATAAGCCTGAAACATGGCATCCCCGCTTTACGTACTATGGTCAGCGTTATATGCAGGTGGAGTGTATCCCGGTAATAAGTGGTAAACTTGCTCCTGTAGTTGCGGAGATCATTAACCAGTCTGTCACCAGCGCGGGGCCTAAAATAGGATCTTTCCGCTGTTCCAATGAATTATTTAATAAGACGGATAGCCTGATAGATCATGCTATCACCAGTAATACTGTTTCGGTTTTTACAGACTGTCCGCACCGTGAAAAACTGGGCTGGCTGGAGCAGACTTACCTGATGGGGCCATCTGTAGCCTATAACTACGATGTGGCAGCCCATAACCGCAAAACGGTTTTTGATATGCAGCAGGCACAATACCAGGATGGGAAGGTTCCGGAGATAGCACCGGAGTTTACACAGTTCACTCCGCCTTTTGATGAGTCGCCGGAATGGGGTAGTGCTTCCGTAATTGTGCCCTGGAACAATTACCGCTGGTATGGTGATAAAGCCACGCTGGCAGCGTCATACGAAATGATGCAGGGGTATGTGGCTTACCTGCAGGGCCGCAGCATAAATAATATTATCTCTCATGGTTTGGGCGACTGGTTCGATATAGGGCCTGAGCGCCCTGGCGTTTCTCAGATGACGAAAATGGGTATAACGGCAACGGCTACTTATTATTACGATCTGACCATCATGGTGAAGGTGGCTACACTGCTGAAGAAAAAGCAGGATGCCGCAAAGTATGCCAGGCAGGCCGTGCAGGTAAAAGCAGCATTCAATAAAGCCTTCTTTGATCCGGTACGTTTGAAGTACGACTCTGCCAGCCAGACTGCCAATGCCATGGCCCTATATATGGACCTGGTGCCGGCAGGTAAGCGCAATGCGGTGTTGAATGCATTGATAACGGATATCCGTACACGAAATAATGCACTCACGGCGGGCGATATCGGTTACCGTTATGTATTGCAGGCCTTGCAGCAAAGTGATAAAAATGACGTGATCTTTGACATGAATTCCCGCGACGATGTGCCGGGATATGGTTTCCAGATAAAACACGGGGCCACGGCCCTGACAGAAAGCTGGCAGGCATATGAATTTGTGTCCAATAATCACTTCATGCTGGGCCACCTGATGGAATGGTTCTATGCCGGCGTGGCCGGTATTCAGCAGTCGGAGGAGTCAGCAGGCTTCCGGCATATTGTGATCAAGCCTTCTCCGGTAGGAGATCTTAAATGGGCTACGTGTAACTATGGAAGTCCGTCGGGCACAATTGTCTCTAACTGGGAAAAAACAGCTGATGCATTTAACCTCACCGTAGAAATCCCGTTTGGTGCAGATGCCATGATTTGTATTCCTGTCAAACCCGGTACTACTGTGACGAAGAACGGCGAGCGACTGAAAAAGGTTGTTGTTAAAAATGGCCGTACGCTCATTCCCGTTAGTTCCGGAAAATATGTATTCACCGTGCAGTAA
- a CDS encoding glycoside hydrolase family 2 TIM barrel-domain containing protein — protein sequence MKIISLKYLLLLICLLQLQSIQAQQDFNSGWKFLLGDDSLAIGPQYNDASWRVLNLPHDWSIEGNFAASHPATTQGGALPTGICWYRKTFALPAAEADKAVSIEFDGVYRDSEVWINGHYLGKRPNGYISFDYELTPYLKYGAPNVIAVKVDNSGQPNSRWYTGSGIYRNVRLVVKGKAGYRRNGIVVDARYVLDSLSHTDLGFIRVQSSIYNHTGKKIKYTTAVKISDPAGKIVDSVISPENYLVDKEEIIRTTDFAGAVLKPWSPDAPNYYKVLTIFSQDQMQPDTVVTITGIRSFRFDPQHGFFLNSKPLKIKGVCLHHDLGALGAAVNVRAMERQLEILKAMGCNAIRTAHNPPAPEFLDLCDKMGFLVMEEAFDMWEKKKNKYDYHKDFAAWHKRDVEAMVLRDRNHPSVFMWSIGNEIREQFDSSGIALGKELVDIIKAIDTTRPVTGALSEWNPLKNFIYQSHALDVVGLNYHQEVYEDFHKYYPGEIFLGTENMSAFATRGYYDQRSDSTYFWPAKSPQKIVEKGNPDYTVSAYDQVSAYWGSTHEATWKIIRKHDYLSGLFVWSGFDFLGEPIPYPWPARSSYYGIIDLAGFPKDVYYMYQSEWTTKPVLHVFPHWNWQPGQVVDVWVYYNNADEVELFLNGKSLGIQSKGPEDLHLVWKVPFVAGTLKAVSRKNGKQVLVQEIKTAGAPAAIALQADRPVIEADGKDLSYVTLQITDAKGNPVPYADNQVHFTIEGPGIIAGTDNGYQADTISLKSPSRQCWKGMALAIVQSDGKKGTIRLRATGAGLKPAVITIRPE from the coding sequence ATGAAAATCATCTCCCTCAAATATCTTCTCTTATTAATATGCCTGTTGCAGCTGCAGTCAATACAGGCACAGCAGGATTTTAACAGCGGCTGGAAATTTTTATTGGGAGATGATAGTCTGGCCATTGGCCCGCAATACAACGATGCCTCGTGGCGGGTATTAAACCTGCCCCACGACTGGAGCATAGAAGGAAACTTTGCTGCCAGTCACCCTGCCACTACGCAGGGCGGTGCTTTACCTACAGGTATTTGCTGGTACCGTAAAACGTTTGCACTACCGGCCGCTGAAGCTGACAAAGCAGTAAGCATTGAGTTTGATGGCGTTTACCGCGACAGTGAAGTATGGATCAATGGGCATTACCTGGGCAAACGCCCGAATGGCTATATTTCTTTTGACTATGAGCTGACGCCCTATCTGAAATACGGAGCCCCGAACGTGATCGCGGTAAAGGTGGACAACAGCGGGCAGCCCAATTCCCGTTGGTATACCGGCAGTGGTATTTACAGAAATGTACGCCTGGTGGTAAAGGGCAAGGCGGGCTACCGCCGCAATGGTATTGTAGTAGATGCCCGTTATGTGTTGGACTCGCTTTCACATACCGATTTAGGATTTATTCGCGTACAATCATCTATATATAATCATACCGGAAAAAAAATTAAATATACTACAGCTGTAAAAATCAGTGATCCTGCTGGTAAAATAGTCGATTCGGTCATCTCCCCGGAAAACTACCTGGTGGATAAAGAAGAAATAATACGAACCACTGATTTTGCAGGTGCTGTACTAAAGCCATGGTCGCCGGATGCGCCGAACTACTATAAAGTGCTGACCATATTTAGTCAGGACCAGATGCAACCGGATACGGTAGTAACGATAACGGGTATACGCTCTTTCAGATTTGATCCTCAGCATGGCTTTTTCCTGAACAGCAAGCCATTGAAAATAAAAGGTGTTTGTCTGCACCACGACCTCGGCGCATTGGGTGCTGCGGTAAACGTCCGCGCCATGGAGCGGCAGCTGGAAATACTCAAGGCGATGGGCTGCAATGCGATCCGCACGGCCCATAACCCGCCGGCGCCGGAGTTCCTGGACCTCTGCGATAAAATGGGCTTCCTCGTGATGGAGGAAGCATTTGATATGTGGGAGAAGAAAAAGAACAAATACGATTACCACAAGGATTTTGCTGCCTGGCATAAGCGCGATGTAGAAGCAATGGTGCTGCGCGACAGAAACCACCCATCCGTATTTATGTGGAGCATCGGCAATGAGATCCGCGAACAGTTCGATAGTAGCGGTATTGCGCTGGGTAAGGAACTGGTGGATATCATCAAGGCGATCGATACCACCAGGCCGGTTACGGGTGCGCTGAGTGAATGGAATCCGCTGAAAAATTTTATCTATCAATCACATGCGCTGGATGTGGTAGGATTAAATTATCACCAGGAGGTTTATGAAGATTTTCATAAATATTATCCGGGAGAGATATTTTTAGGTACAGAGAATATGTCGGCCTTCGCTACCCGCGGGTATTATGACCAGCGTTCAGACAGTACTTATTTCTGGCCGGCAAAATCACCGCAGAAGATTGTGGAGAAGGGGAATCCTGATTATACCGTATCGGCATATGACCAGGTGTCGGCATACTGGGGCAGTACCCACGAGGCTACGTGGAAGATCATCAGGAAGCATGACTATCTTTCGGGATTGTTTGTATGGAGCGGATTTGATTTTCTGGGAGAGCCTATACCGTACCCATGGCCTGCGCGTAGTTCCTATTACGGTATCATAGACCTGGCGGGCTTTCCGAAAGATGTGTATTATATGTACCAGTCGGAATGGACAACGAAGCCGGTACTACATGTATTCCCGCACTGGAACTGGCAACCTGGCCAGGTGGTGGATGTGTGGGTATATTATAATAATGCAGATGAAGTGGAGCTCTTCCTGAATGGTAAATCGCTGGGTATTCAGTCTAAGGGGCCGGAAGATTTACACCTGGTCTGGAAAGTACCTTTTGTGGCGGGAACGCTGAAAGCGGTATCGCGCAAAAATGGCAAACAGGTATTGGTACAGGAAATAAAAACCGCCGGAGCGCCTGCTGCCATTGCCTTGCAGGCAGATCGTCCGGTTATTGAGGCCGACGGCAAAGATCTTTCCTATGTAACCCTTCAGATAACGGACGCCAAAGGAAACCCCGTACCGTACGCTGATAATCAGGTACATTTCACCATAGAAGGACCTGGCATTATTGCCGGAACCGATAATGGGTACCAGGCAGATACCATTTCTCTGAAAAGTCCATCACGGCAATGCTGGAAGGGGATGGCACTGGCGATCGTTCAGTCTGACGGAAAAAAAGGTACTATCCGTCTGCGGGCAACCGGCGCAGGTCTTAAACCGGCAGTAATTACTATCCGTCCGGAGTAG
- a CDS encoding DUF3826 domain-containing protein → MKKVFRVMNGATINTPLRSLSAAGMRKINVTTTIISSTFSCALLLFSLHGHAQADPAYEKMLTERTSKIVQPLGITDSSRYHTVMNTIVHQYEALNDIHEQYKSAVTAIKGGGATGAARDTAIKQQEGIRNAALRKQHQQFIGNLTSELTVQQVEQVKDGMTYRVLPVTYGAYQDMLPGLTAVQKEQIYAWLLEARELAMDEGTSDDKHKVFGKYKGRINNYLAAAGYDLKKETDAWQQRLKDKKNTR, encoded by the coding sequence ATGAAAAAGGTATTCCGTGTTATGAATGGTGCCACCATTAATACGCCCCTGCGTTCTCTATCCGCTGCAGGTATGCGTAAGATAAATGTTACAACGACAATTATTTCATCTACCTTTAGTTGCGCACTTTTGCTTTTTTCGCTGCATGGTCATGCGCAGGCAGACCCCGCGTATGAAAAAATGCTGACTGAAAGAACCAGCAAGATCGTACAGCCTTTAGGTATTACAGACAGCTCAAGGTATCATACCGTGATGAACACAATCGTCCATCAATATGAAGCGCTGAATGACATCCATGAACAATACAAAAGTGCCGTTACTGCCATCAAAGGGGGAGGCGCCACCGGCGCTGCCAGAGACACTGCGATAAAACAGCAGGAAGGAATAAGAAATGCTGCCCTGCGCAAACAGCACCAGCAGTTTATAGGGAATCTGACTTCGGAACTGACTGTGCAGCAGGTAGAGCAGGTAAAAGATGGTATGACCTACCGCGTACTGCCGGTTACCTACGGCGCTTACCAGGACATGCTGCCTGGCCTTACTGCTGTACAAAAGGAACAGATCTATGCATGGCTGCTGGAAGCCCGGGAGCTGGCCATGGATGAAGGTACTTCAGACGATAAGCATAAAGTATTCGGGAAGTATAAAGGAAGGATCAATAATTACCTGGCTGCTGCCGGCTACGACCTGAAAAAAGAAACCGATGCCTGGCAACAGCGCCTGAAAGATAAAAAGAACACCAGGTAA